The Agaribacterium sp. ZY112 genome includes the window AACAAATTGCACACGACCTGAATTGATAAGCTCTCGTTCCATATCAGCGATAAAGGTCTTGGTATTAATATGCTCGTGGGACAGGTTTTTAACTTGGCCAACGATAACAGCAGGAGCGGAACCTTCTTTGGCCACATGCTGATCAATCCAAGGACGGCTAAGTACATCATCAATCATGGCCTGCGCGGTTTGGCGCGAGTCGGTATCGTTCCAAGCGCCACTTAAGTCAGTGGTACTGTCACTATCAATGCGTTCTACCGAGGTAGAACAAGCACCTAATACCAAGGTGAATACTGCTGTAGCCGCTATAACTAGCTTTTTCATTAATTCTGCTCCTTCATAAAGCGGTCAAAATTCGCATTTAAATCTTGTTTGAATTGAGTTTTATCCAAGTTGCCTAGCTTCTTAGCGCTTTCAATCGCTGCGTCGAGCTTTTTAAGATCAAGCTCGGCAATTGAATATAAGGTGCCGGTACGAGGGTCTTTCCAGTTAGCCACAATAAGCGAGCCATTAAGAGCGGAGTTCGTTGTGGTTGTAATTTCACGCTCGACGCTCATATCAGCCGTTTCACCAGTAGAAGTGGTGTAATCATTCAAGCTGCTTTTAACAATTGTGGACACAACACGTGCGACTTCAGCGCGTGCACGACCATCAGCAGTAGAGCGCTGCAAGCTTTGATCACCCATATCTGGTGCAGAACCGATACCGTGAATAAGCTGGCCTTTGTCGTTATCGACCGCCTTAGTTCCCTCATTTACCCAATCTGGGGCACCTTTAATACCTAGGTCTGACTCAACATCAGTCCGAGAACTAGAACAAGCAAACAGTGTTAATGTCGCAGCAGCGACTACAAAGAAATGAAATAAAGTGCGCATAGCTTCCTCGCTAAAATGGGTTATCCAATCAATTTCGCAGCAGCTAGTATAGGGGACAATACGCTAGAGAGTAATACCTATGACTCTTATCAAGAACCAACACTGCTAACGAAGTATTCACTGCCAATACCTCAGCCTACATTATTAGAGTGCAACTCTAAACTGAAGCAAACACTTAACCAATGCCAAAAGAGCCGCTCGATACATTCTGTTACATTTCAAATCAAACTTACAACGCAATGCATACGCAGTGCTTGTGAAGCCATATAAATAAGTGCTAATGTCTGTACTAATAAACTACCATCCCCCCTTTTTTACTACTCCCTCTTATATACCGCTCGGAAGACAAAGGCCACGCTATGAAAAAGCTCAAAGCACCACTTATCGCCTTAGGCGTGGTGTTCGCTATTGTATTGATTATTGGCTCCATTAAAGCACTGCAATTTAAAAGCATGGCTGAAAGCCAAGAAAACTTCACTGCGCCAGCTATTGCTGTCAGCGTGTTTGAAGCTGAGGAACAAGCATGGGCTAAATCACTCAATGCAGTAGGTACCGTGCATGCGAACGAAGGTATTACTGTCATGGCTGAATTAGCCGGGCGAGTAGAAAGCATACACTTTAACTCTGGCGATCAAGTTAAAGCTGGCGACTTATTACTCAAGCAAGTTAGGGGTAATGAGCAGGCCATGCTTAAATCGGCCGAGGCTCAGCTACGCCTAGCTAACTACAACTTCGAGCAAGTCAAAAAGCTTCGCAAAAACAACAGTGTGAGTGAAAGTGCCTACGAAGTTGCCAAAAAAGATCTAGATGCCGCCAAAGCCGATGTGCAAAACCTTGAAAGTAGCTTAAAGAAAAAACAAATTCGTGCACGTTTTAGCGGTGTACTTGGTATTCGTAAAGTCGACCTAGGCCAAGATCTGCAAGCAGGCACACCTATCGTAGACTTGTATTCACACAATAATTTGCAAGTTGACTTCCCTATTCCTCAGCGCTGGTTAGCACAGGTGAAACCTGGGCAAGCCGTCAG containing:
- a CDS encoding LPP20 family lipoprotein translates to MRTLFHFFVVAAATLTLFACSSSRTDVESDLGIKGAPDWVNEGTKAVDNDKGQLIHGIGSAPDMGDQSLQRSTADGRARAEVARVVSTIVKSSLNDYTTSTGETADMSVEREITTTTNSALNGSLIVANWKDPRTGTLYSIAELDLKKLDAAIESAKKLGNLDKTQFKQDLNANFDRFMKEQN
- a CDS encoding penicillin-binding protein activator LpoB; the encoded protein is MKKLVIAATAVFTLVLGACSTSVERIDSDSTTDLSGAWNDTDSRQTAQAMIDDVLSRPWIDQHVAKEGSAPAVIVGQVKNLSHEHINTKTFIADMERELINSGRVQFVASANEREEIRGEREDQDLNSTEASRNAAGQELGADFMLKGQINTIIDAEGKKQVRYYQVDLTLISLADNRKVWVGQKKIKKYVKNSKMRY
- a CDS encoding efflux RND transporter periplasmic adaptor subunit — translated: MKKLKAPLIALGVVFAIVLIIGSIKALQFKSMAESQENFTAPAIAVSVFEAEEQAWAKSLNAVGTVHANEGITVMAELAGRVESIHFNSGDQVKAGDLLLKQVRGNEQAMLKSAEAQLRLANYNFEQVKKLRKNNSVSESAYEVAKKDLDAAKADVQNLESSLKKKQIRARFSGVLGIRKVDLGQDLQAGTPIVDLYSHNNLQVDFPIPQRWLAQVKPGQAVSVNMIELKEQQVNGTITAVGAAVNEVTRNLEVQATLEDTQGKLLPGMAVEVHIDLPERSNYLVVPSTAIIYAPYGDTVFVIEENTDTGQLQARQQFVQIAARRGDYVAIAQGLTLGEKVASAGAFKLFNGQAVFITDNQEVSYSLNPEPEDS